A region of Leptotrichia hongkongensis DNA encodes the following proteins:
- a CDS encoding YebC/PmpR family DNA-binding transcriptional regulator: protein MGRHGTIAGRKEAQDKKRAASFTKLVRLITVAARGGENPEFNVALKHAIEKAKAINMPNDNINRAIKKGAGTDGSTAFETLNYEGYGPAGVAIIVEALTDNKNRTASSVKVAFDRNGGNLGVSGSVSYMFGRKGEIIIEKTDDIDEEALMEVALEAGMEDMETLEDSYYITTETANFDAVADALRNAGYTLLEADIQYLPSIEVDTLSEEDLQKLRKLIDTLENDDDVQKVHHNYAGEL, encoded by the coding sequence ATGGGAAGACATGGTACAATAGCTGGGCGTAAGGAAGCACAGGATAAAAAAAGAGCTGCATCATTTACAAAACTTGTTAGACTTATAACAGTAGCAGCAAGAGGCGGAGAAAATCCTGAATTTAACGTAGCCCTAAAACATGCAATCGAAAAAGCAAAAGCAATTAATATGCCTAATGACAATATTAACAGGGCAATCAAGAAAGGAGCAGGAACTGACGGCTCAACAGCCTTTGAAACATTAAATTACGAAGGTTACGGTCCTGCAGGAGTTGCTATTATTGTAGAAGCTCTTACTGATAATAAAAATAGAACTGCTTCATCTGTAAAGGTGGCTTTTGATAGAAATGGCGGAAACCTAGGAGTTTCTGGATCAGTTTCATATATGTTCGGAAGAAAAGGTGAAATTATTATTGAAAAAACTGACGATATTGATGAAGAAGCATTAATGGAAGTGGCACTTGAAGCTGGAATGGAAGATATGGAGACTCTAGAAGATAGTTATTATATCACAACTGAAACAGCGAACTTTGACGCAGTAGCAGATGCTTTAAGAAACGCAGGATACACTTTGCTTGAAGCAGATATTCAATACTTACCGTCTATAGAGGTTGACACTCTTAGCGAAGAAGATTTACAAAAATTAAGAAAGTTAATCGATACTCTAGAAAATGACGATGATGTACAAAAAGTTCATCACAACTATGCTGGAGAATTATAA
- a CDS encoding tRNA1(Val) (adenine(37)-N6)-methyltransferase encodes MKKNGEETVTQIKNMKIIQRNDFQNFTLDSVLLADFVKINRKTKKVLDIGTGCGIIALLLAQRSKAQIIGIELQETMAKIAKRNTENNNFKSQVQIVNEDIKNYKNIFTRDEFDAIVTNPPYFEFTGDISQTNDLEQLAYARHNINLTLEEIIKISSYLLKNMGSFSIVFRSERLVEVLALLQKYNLEPKRMKNCYTKWNENSKICLLEAIKDAKKGFCIEMPIFAYDENGKKSEYIENLYK; translated from the coding sequence ATGAAAAAAAACGGAGAAGAAACAGTTACTCAGATAAAAAATATGAAAATTATTCAACGAAATGACTTTCAAAACTTTACACTTGATTCTGTCCTACTTGCAGACTTTGTAAAAATTAATAGAAAAACTAAAAAAGTCCTTGATATTGGAACTGGCTGTGGAATTATTGCATTACTTCTAGCACAACGTTCAAAAGCACAAATTATAGGTATAGAATTACAGGAAACAATGGCAAAAATTGCAAAGAGAAATACTGAAAACAATAATTTTAAAAGTCAAGTTCAGATAGTAAATGAAGACATTAAGAATTACAAAAATATTTTTACTCGTGACGAATTTGACGCAATTGTTACAAATCCTCCGTATTTTGAATTTACTGGCGACATTTCCCAGACAAACGATTTAGAGCAGCTGGCATATGCAAGACACAATATCAATTTGACACTTGAGGAAATTATAAAAATTTCTTCTTACTTATTAAAAAATATGGGCAGTTTCTCAATCGTATTTCGAAGCGAACGTCTAGTAGAAGTTCTGGCACTTTTACAAAAATACAATTTAGAACCAAAAAGAATGAAAAATTGTTACACAAAATGGAATGAAAATTCTAAAATTTGCCTTCTAGAAGCTATAAAGGATGCAAAAAAAGGATTTTGCATTGAAATGCCTATTTTTGCTTATGATGAAAATGGAAAAAAAAGTGAATATATCGAAAATTTATATAAATAA
- a CDS encoding class I SAM-dependent methyltransferase, with amino-acid sequence MRTAKEKFLEKIKENIDIQNLKGDEKIFSYVNRDYLAGDNKKYMDMYDKLSFWYDFGEKWIGLFRYGNTVSEMRKNLMKHLEWRNGISVLYVSIGTGKDLNFIPQNIDLKSLDFTGIDISYGMLKKCHSIWKKRTNLTLVNCCAEDLPFKDNVFDIVFHVGGINFFTDKALAVKEMIRVSKPGSKIMIADETEDFIGTQYKKSIFTKNYYKNTDFDLSEIQKCIPESVKEKKTDFLWNNRFYCITFRK; translated from the coding sequence ATGAGAACTGCTAAGGAAAAATTTCTAGAAAAAATTAAAGAAAATATTGATATTCAAAATTTAAAAGGAGATGAGAAAATATTTTCATATGTAAACAGAGACTATCTCGCAGGAGATAATAAAAAATATATGGATATGTATGATAAATTATCATTCTGGTATGATTTTGGTGAAAAATGGATAGGATTGTTCAGATATGGAAATACAGTTTCAGAAATGAGAAAAAATCTTATGAAACATTTGGAATGGAGAAATGGCATTTCTGTTTTATATGTTTCTATCGGTACGGGAAAGGATTTAAATTTCATTCCTCAAAATATTGATTTAAAATCTTTAGACTTTACAGGTATAGACATTTCCTATGGAATGTTAAAAAAATGTCATTCTATCTGGAAAAAAAGAACAAATCTTACATTAGTAAATTGCTGTGCTGAGGATTTACCTTTTAAAGATAATGTTTTTGATATTGTTTTTCATGTGGGAGGAATTAATTTTTTTACTGATAAGGCTCTAGCTGTAAAAGAAATGATTCGTGTATCAAAACCTGGTTCAAAGATAATGATTGCAGACGAAACTGAAGATTTTATTGGAACTCAATATAAAAAAAGTATTTTTACAAAAAATTATTATAAAAATACAGATTTTGATTTAAGTGAAATTCAAAAATGTATACCTGAAAGTGTAAAAGAAAAGAAGACGGATTTTTTATGGAACAACAGATTTTATTGCATTACATTCAGAAAATAG
- the murA gene encoding UDP-N-acetylglucosamine 1-carboxyvinyltransferase: MVDGFRIKGKTPLNGVIKVSGAKNAALPIIIATLVAKGEYILKNVPNLRDIRVTMRLLEDLGMETEKLDDNTYKIVNNGFKRTEASYEIVKQMRASFLVMGPMIANLDEAVVSLPGGCAIGSRPVDLHLKGFELLGAEITRVHGYIHAKADKLKGAEIPLGFPSVGATQNIMMAAVKTPGKTVISNAAREPEIVDLGNFLNKMGAKITGLGTPTIEIEGVEELHAVEYSIMPDRIEAGTYVIASLVTEGDLKIQNARLDDLGVFKSELEAMGAKFEQDGDVLTVIGKVKDLKPSKIKTLPHPGFPTDMQPQMMLLQTLVNGGSSMEETVFENRFMHVPEFNRMGADITIKHGVAFINGGLPLTGAEVMSSDLRAGAALVLAALAADGETVVNRVYHIDRGYDKLELKLNDVGAQIERVKLDI, encoded by the coding sequence GTGGTTGATGGATTTAGAATAAAAGGGAAAACACCATTAAATGGAGTAATTAAAGTAAGCGGAGCTAAGAATGCAGCACTTCCAATAATAATAGCGACACTTGTTGCAAAAGGTGAATACATTCTAAAAAATGTTCCAAATTTACGTGATATAAGAGTAACAATGAGACTGCTGGAAGATTTGGGAATGGAAACAGAAAAATTAGATGACAATACTTATAAAATTGTAAATAATGGATTTAAAAGAACAGAAGCAAGCTATGAAATTGTAAAACAGATGAGAGCATCATTTCTAGTAATGGGACCAATGATTGCAAATTTAGATGAAGCAGTTGTTTCATTGCCTGGAGGATGTGCAATCGGTTCAAGACCAGTTGATTTGCATTTAAAAGGATTTGAACTATTGGGAGCAGAAATTACAAGAGTTCACGGATATATTCATGCAAAAGCAGACAAATTAAAAGGTGCTGAAATTCCTTTAGGTTTTCCAAGTGTAGGAGCTACACAGAATATTATGATGGCGGCAGTAAAAACTCCTGGGAAAACTGTTATTTCAAATGCTGCAAGAGAGCCTGAAATTGTTGATTTAGGAAATTTCTTGAATAAAATGGGAGCAAAAATTACAGGATTAGGGACTCCTACTATTGAAATTGAAGGAGTTGAAGAACTTCACGCTGTGGAATATTCAATTATGCCAGATAGAATTGAGGCAGGAACTTATGTGATAGCTTCATTAGTTACAGAAGGAGATTTAAAAATTCAAAATGCAAGACTTGATGATTTAGGAGTTTTTAAATCTGAATTAGAAGCAATGGGAGCAAAATTTGAACAGGATGGTGATGTTCTGACTGTAATAGGAAAAGTAAAAGATTTAAAGCCATCAAAAATAAAAACTTTACCACACCCTGGATTCCCAACAGATATGCAGCCTCAAATGATGTTGCTTCAAACTCTTGTAAATGGTGGAAGCTCAATGGAAGAAACTGTATTTGAAAATAGATTTATGCACGTACCGGAATTTAACAGAATGGGAGCAGATATTACAATAAAACATGGAGTAGCTTTTATAAACGGAGGATTACCATTAACAGGTGCAGAAGTGATGTCTTCAGACTTGAGAGCGGGAGCAGCGCTAGTTTTGGCAGCACTTGCAGCAGATGGTGAAACAGTTGTAAATAGAGTTTATCATATAGATAGAGGATATGATAAATTAGAATTAAAATTAAATGATGTTGGTGCTCAAATTGAAAGAGTTAAACTTGACATCTAA
- a CDS encoding DUF1694 domain-containing protein gives MEMVNVNKNSSADVMKSVEDVTDRAVNAQAEKNLFLGEYKERVIKALTFEEIKEKGIYYEIEKALEDKDVDKMVISRHADFNDIKKYIEIAKQKRVPYKMIDNLVCVGQIALVVVAKDAIVHEAGDEIVVTSKLEKCHLKHLPDIYFEAMESAVCDFHLDIIKKEMPEYAKNYKELTFMDKLFGSKCPICQKLGGKKRG, from the coding sequence ATGGAAATGGTTAACGTTAATAAAAATAGTAGTGCAGACGTTATGAAAAGTGTAGAAGATGTAACAGATAGAGCTGTAAATGCTCAAGCTGAAAAAAATTTATTTCTTGGAGAATACAAAGAAAGAGTTATCAAAGCCCTTACATTTGAGGAGATAAAAGAAAAAGGAATTTATTATGAAATAGAAAAGGCTTTGGAAGATAAAGATGTGGATAAAATGGTTATTTCACGACATGCAGATTTTAATGATATAAAAAAATACATTGAAATAGCTAAGCAAAAGAGAGTGCCGTATAAAATGATAGATAACCTAGTATGTGTGGGTCAAATAGCACTTGTAGTAGTTGCAAAGGATGCAATTGTCCATGAAGCTGGAGATGAAATTGTTGTAACTTCAAAACTTGAGAAATGTCATTTAAAGCACTTGCCAGATATATATTTTGAAGCTATGGAAAGTGCAGTTTGTGATTTTCATTTAGATATAATAAAAAAAGAAATGCCTGAATATGCTAAAAACTATAAAGAATTAACATTTATGGACAAATTGTTTGGCTCAAAATGTCCGATATGTCAAAAATTAGGAGGAAAAAAACGTGGTTGA
- a CDS encoding phospholipid phosphatase gives MKENRELKKHKDEKLRVLLLTIIAYFVFFVIKKMDIITEYLGIVMLILLYMYANYNLINIFFTSKRTTFKIYAFLLLEVIYLFTGNISMIGTITYIILFLLLIFSVRKDEGRSEIPKITKFVQIFLIFKVVFVLSMLVF, from the coding sequence ATGAAGGAAAATCGTGAGTTAAAAAAACATAAAGATGAAAAGTTAAGAGTATTATTATTAACAATTATTGCATATTTTGTGTTTTTCGTTATAAAAAAAATGGATATAATAACAGAGTATTTGGGAATTGTTATGCTAATTTTGTTATATATGTATGCCAATTATAATTTGATAAATATATTTTTTACAAGTAAGAGAACCACTTTTAAAATATATGCCTTTTTATTGCTAGAAGTAATTTATTTGTTTACAGGAAATATTTCTATGATAGGTACAATTACGTATATTATATTATTTTTACTTTTAATTTTTTCAGTAAGAAAAGACGAAGGAAGGTCAGAAATACCTAAAATAACAAAATTTGTACAAATATTTCTTATATTTAAAGTTGTCTTTGTGCTATCAATGTTAGTTTTTTAA
- a CDS encoding tyrosine-type recombinase/integrase, producing the protein MGQKSTDIDNLKKKKLNSDKENLEKEIDGNVKNGESSKNNDKKITRENKMQIREFLDFLEYEKGSSQNTITGYNRDLIQFFLFVKKDFSKVKEQDIFDYVEYISEKLRRNSVLRKVSAIKTFYRFCYLNKAIKKDPTGMVKSLKREHRLPEILTLKEMKQIVDNCPHTPEGMQNKLIIKILIATGSRISETLNLEIKDVENQDYEFIKVLGKGSKYRIIPIYDSLENEIKNYLAIYRPKLKNASESFKIFPNTRREKFWKDLKTIAKNAGIEKNVYPHIFRHSLATILLGNGADVRIVQEILGHSNITTTEIYTHVEKSKLKMIYNNIKLGDD; encoded by the coding sequence ATGGGACAAAAAAGTACTGATATAGATAATCTAAAAAAGAAAAAACTTAATTCAGATAAAGAAAATTTGGAAAAAGAAATAGACGGTAACGTTAAAAACGGTGAAAGTTCAAAAAACAATGATAAAAAAATAACACGTGAAAATAAAATGCAGATTAGAGAATTTCTTGATTTTTTAGAGTATGAAAAGGGAAGTTCTCAAAATACAATTACTGGATATAATCGAGATTTAATACAATTTTTTTTATTTGTAAAAAAAGATTTTTCGAAAGTAAAGGAACAGGATATTTTCGATTATGTTGAATATATAAGTGAAAAATTAAGACGAAATTCAGTATTAAGGAAAGTATCGGCAATAAAGACATTTTACAGATTCTGCTATCTAAATAAAGCAATAAAAAAAGATCCAACAGGAATGGTAAAATCCTTAAAACGTGAACATAGATTACCTGAAATACTTACACTAAAAGAAATGAAACAAATTGTAGATAACTGTCCACATACGCCTGAAGGTATGCAAAATAAACTTATTATCAAAATTTTAATTGCAACTGGATCAAGAATTTCAGAAACTTTAAATTTGGAAATAAAGGATGTGGAAAATCAAGACTACGAATTTATAAAGGTACTTGGAAAAGGATCAAAATATAGAATAATACCAATTTATGATAGTCTAGAAAATGAAATAAAAAATTATTTGGCTATTTATAGACCAAAATTAAAGAATGCAAGTGAAAGTTTTAAGATTTTTCCAAATACTCGAAGGGAAAAATTTTGGAAAGATTTAAAGACTATTGCAAAAAACGCTGGAATTGAAAAAAATGTATATCCGCACATTTTTAGGCATTCACTTGCTACAATTCTGCTTGGAAATGGTGCTGATGTTCGTATTGTGCAAGAGATACTGGGACATTCAAACATAACAACAACAGAAATTTACACACATGTTGAAAAATCCAAACTAAAAATGATTTATAACAATATAAAATTAGGAGATGACTAA
- the recN gene encoding DNA repair protein RecN → MLRELRLNNLAIIKKLDLEFNDKFIALTGETGAGKSIILDGISLLIGERSHTDMIRNGEESLFAEGIFELDENQKKRLNELGFEIDDDELIITRYFDRNAKSKITVNGARLTLSRLKELMVNIIDLVGQHEHQFLLNEEYHLHLLDRFLDDEGKELSKKIRENVNEIKKLNSRIRNIEEEKEKIAEKKDILEFQFNEINSLNLKENEDEELEEEYKILFNAGKINEKLGETSELLKEGEFSILSALGRAKRNLEQLSDLSESYSELYDKIESVLYEVEEISYSVDNFSGDVERDDEKLEKIVERIDAINKLKLKYGSTITEILEYKDKIEKDLSLVNFENEELENLKVEKNKLVSQYFQDGERLSQIRMEIAESLQNTIDIQLSDLNMENAKFKVEITKTEEITAHGINNAEFLIATNVGETFKPLAKIASGGEISRIMLALKTVFSAVDNISVLIFDEIDTGISGETVRRVAEKLRELSRNTQIICVTHSPQIAGKAQQQFFIKKEIENGLTETKVRELNTEERIREIARIISGDNITEASVNHAKEIMGLWDKKVLI, encoded by the coding sequence ATGTTAAGGGAATTAAGATTAAATAATTTAGCAATAATCAAAAAATTAGATTTAGAATTTAATGACAAATTTATTGCATTAACTGGAGAAACAGGGGCTGGTAAATCAATTATTCTAGATGGAATTTCACTATTAATTGGTGAAAGAAGTCATACAGATATGATTAGGAATGGGGAAGAAAGCCTTTTTGCAGAAGGAATTTTTGAATTAGATGAAAATCAGAAAAAAAGGTTAAATGAGCTTGGGTTTGAGATAGATGATGACGAACTTATTATAACACGATATTTTGACAGGAACGCTAAATCGAAGATTACCGTAAACGGTGCAAGACTTACTTTGTCAAGATTAAAAGAACTTATGGTAAATATTATTGATTTAGTTGGACAGCATGAACATCAGTTCTTGCTAAATGAAGAATATCATTTGCATTTACTTGACAGATTTCTTGATGATGAAGGAAAAGAACTTTCTAAAAAAATTCGTGAAAACGTAAATGAAATAAAAAAATTAAATTCAAGAATAAGAAATATTGAAGAAGAAAAAGAAAAAATTGCAGAAAAAAAAGATATTCTAGAATTTCAGTTTAACGAAATCAATAGTCTTAATTTAAAGGAAAATGAAGATGAAGAACTGGAAGAAGAGTATAAAATATTGTTTAATGCTGGAAAAATTAATGAAAAGCTAGGAGAAACTTCAGAACTTTTAAAAGAAGGAGAATTTTCGATTTTATCAGCACTTGGAAGAGCTAAGAGAAATTTAGAGCAGCTTTCGGATTTGTCAGAATCTTATAGTGAATTATACGATAAGATTGAGTCTGTACTTTATGAAGTAGAGGAAATTTCGTACTCTGTAGATAATTTTTCTGGAGATGTTGAGAGAGATGACGAAAAACTGGAAAAAATTGTCGAAAGAATTGATGCAATTAATAAGCTGAAATTAAAATACGGCTCAACAATTACTGAAATTCTTGAATACAAAGATAAAATTGAAAAAGATTTGTCATTAGTTAATTTTGAAAATGAAGAGCTGGAAAATTTAAAGGTTGAAAAAAATAAATTGGTAAGCCAGTATTTTCAAGATGGTGAAAGACTTAGCCAAATTCGTATGGAAATTGCAGAAAGTCTTCAGAACACAATTGATATTCAGCTAAGCGACTTAAATATGGAAAATGCAAAATTCAAGGTAGAAATTACAAAAACTGAAGAAATAACAGCACATGGAATAAATAATGCAGAATTTTTAATTGCAACAAATGTAGGAGAAACATTCAAGCCACTTGCCAAAATTGCTTCAGGTGGAGAAATTTCACGTATAATGCTTGCTCTTAAAACTGTATTTTCAGCTGTTGACAATATTTCAGTGCTGATTTTTGATGAGATTGATACTGGAATTTCTGGAGAAACTGTAAGAAGAGTTGCAGAAAAGTTAAGAGAACTTTCGAGAAATACGCAGATTATCTGTGTAACACATTCTCCGCAAATTGCTGGAAAAGCACAGCAGCAGTTTTTTATCAAAAAAGAAATTGAAAATGGTCTTACAGAAACAAAAGTTCGTGAACTGAATACTGAAGAAAGAATAAGAGAAATTGCAAGAATCATTTCAGGTGATAATATTACTGAAGCATCTGTTAATCACGCTAAGGAGATAATGGGGCTATGGGACAAAAAAGTACTGATATAG
- a CDS encoding NAD(+)/NADH kinase, with the protein MENSEKLENNDNLNNKKQLKRVRIVKSGYGDEALLKDFYDYLKAKDIQEVFGVEEADLIISLGGDGTMLVAAKEAILRNIPVLAINMGSLGYLAEVKPQNAVKMLQDYENGNYKTEERAFLEVKYEDNVFYALNELVITKGGHEAHLIQVEVYSNDIFVNKYRADGIIVATPTGSTAYSLSAGGSIVHPGLNALSITPLAPQSLTARPIIVNGCEVLSFKATSRDDAVHLNIDGNQWFQIQENDLVTARLSKKKIRIIKPINSDYYSILRQKLKWGDSVL; encoded by the coding sequence ATGGAAAATTCTGAAAAATTAGAAAATAATGATAATCTAAATAACAAAAAACAGCTAAAAAGAGTTAGAATTGTGAAAAGTGGATATGGAGATGAAGCTTTATTAAAGGATTTTTATGACTATCTAAAGGCAAAAGATATTCAAGAAGTTTTTGGAGTGGAAGAGGCTGATTTAATAATTTCACTTGGCGGAGATGGAACAATGCTTGTTGCTGCAAAAGAAGCTATTTTAAGGAATATTCCTGTACTTGCAATAAATATGGGCTCTCTTGGTTATCTTGCCGAAGTAAAACCTCAAAATGCAGTAAAAATGTTACAAGATTACGAAAATGGGAATTATAAAACTGAAGAAAGAGCATTTTTAGAAGTAAAATATGAAGATAATGTTTTTTATGCACTAAATGAGCTTGTAATAACAAAAGGCGGACACGAAGCACATTTAATACAGGTTGAAGTTTACTCAAATGATATTTTTGTTAATAAATACAGAGCTGACGGAATAATCGTAGCAACTCCTACAGGATCGACTGCCTACTCGCTTTCAGCAGGTGGTTCAATTGTTCACCCTGGACTAAATGCACTCTCCATAACACCTCTTGCTCCACAAAGTCTAACAGCGCGTCCAATAATTGTAAACGGCTGTGAAGTTCTAAGTTTTAAGGCAACATCAAGAGATGATGCAGTCCATTTAAATATCGACGGAAACCAATGGTTTCAGATACAGGAGAATGATTTAGTAACTGCAAGATTATCAAAGAAAAAAATTCGAATAATAAAACCTATAAACAGTGATTATTACAGTATACTCCGACAAAAATTGAAATGGGGAGATTCTGTCTTATAA
- the efeO gene encoding iron uptake system protein EfeO produces the protein MKKMGILLLIGALMVVSCGKDNAGKEEGKTGTTAEQTANQGKVDLSKETAEYKKYVEGQIDMLLKDTENFEKLLKEGKLDEAKKVYPLIRMAYERSEPIAESFGESDVKIDYRLVDFKEEFKNEEGWKGFHRIEKILWEQNTTKGTEKYADELVNDIKELKAKIATIEVTPDLMVTGAIDLLNEVSTQKITGEEEVFSHTDLYDFRANIEGAQKIFELFRPKLEKKDAKLVTTLDTEFKAVNALLDKYMTDDKHYKLYTELKPEDTKALAEAVTKLGEPLSQMGIVMDATPKK, from the coding sequence ATGAAAAAAATGGGAATATTACTGCTTATAGGAGCATTAATGGTGGTTAGTTGTGGAAAAGACAATGCTGGTAAAGAAGAAGGAAAAACTGGAACAACGGCTGAACAGACTGCTAATCAAGGAAAAGTTGATTTGAGCAAAGAAACTGCCGAATATAAGAAATATGTTGAAGGTCAGATTGATATGCTTTTAAAAGATACAGAAAACTTTGAAAAATTGTTGAAGGAAGGAAAATTGGATGAAGCTAAGAAAGTTTATCCATTAATCCGTATGGCTTATGAAAGATCTGAGCCTATCGCTGAAAGCTTTGGAGAATCTGATGTTAAGATAGATTACCGTCTTGTTGACTTTAAGGAAGAATTTAAAAATGAAGAAGGATGGAAAGGTTTTCATAGAATTGAAAAAATATTATGGGAGCAAAATACTACAAAAGGTACTGAAAAATATGCAGATGAGCTTGTAAACGACATTAAGGAACTAAAAGCAAAAATTGCTACAATTGAAGTGACACCTGATTTAATGGTTACAGGAGCTATCGACTTATTAAATGAAGTTTCAACTCAGAAAATTACAGGAGAAGAAGAAGTATTTTCACATACTGATTTATATGACTTTAGAGCAAACATTGAAGGAGCTCAGAAAATATTTGAACTATTTAGACCTAAATTAGAGAAAAAAGATGCTAAACTTGTAACAACTTTAGATACTGAATTTAAAGCTGTAAATGCACTTCTTGATAAATATATGACTGATGATAAGCATTACAAATTATATACAGAATTGAAGCCTGAGGATACAAAAGCTCTAGCTGAAGCAGTTACAAAACTGGGAGAACCTTTATCACAAATGGGAATTGTAATGGATGCAACTCCTAAAAAATAA
- the efeB gene encoding iron uptake transporter deferrochelatase/peroxidase subunit, which produces MSDENNKKWFDKKISRRDFLKKAGMVGAGAAIGASGAGAIFANMFNDKANQVVGDEKISFYGQHQSGIATPVQKNVYFAVLDLHSLNKEEIKQMFKDWTDYSQKLMKGELVASELKNHLIPPIDTGETVGLNPYRLTLTFGISPSFLDKLKLDNKKLDEFKDLPHFPRDQIKDKYRGGDICIQACADDAQVAFHAVRNLVRKGRALITLKWTQAGFLPIGNGKETPRNLFGFKDGTENPKNNNDFKNVVWYDKNNWLKDGTYMIVRRIQMHLETWDRTNLQEQENTFGRYKESGAPFGETDEFATIDINKKGSDGKPILPIDSHVYLAKKAEAKIARRAFSYSNGIDEVSGQFDAGLLFICFQKHPDQFIKIQNSLGNDDKLNEYITHVGTGIFACFGGIKEGEYIGQKLFE; this is translated from the coding sequence ATGAGTGATGAAAATAATAAAAAATGGTTTGATAAAAAAATATCACGACGTGATTTTCTTAAAAAAGCTGGAATGGTAGGAGCCGGAGCCGCAATTGGAGCAAGCGGAGCTGGTGCAATTTTTGCAAATATGTTTAACGATAAGGCAAATCAAGTTGTTGGAGATGAAAAAATCTCATTTTATGGGCAGCATCAGTCAGGAATTGCTACCCCTGTTCAGAAAAATGTCTATTTTGCAGTACTAGATCTGCACTCTTTGAACAAGGAAGAAATAAAGCAGATGTTCAAGGACTGGACTGATTATTCTCAAAAACTTATGAAAGGCGAACTAGTCGCTTCTGAACTGAAAAATCACCTTATCCCTCCTATAGATACAGGAGAAACTGTTGGATTAAACCCCTATCGCTTGACATTAACTTTTGGGATAAGCCCCTCATTTCTCGATAAATTAAAATTGGATAATAAAAAATTAGACGAATTTAAAGATTTGCCACATTTTCCAAGAGATCAGATAAAAGATAAGTATAGAGGTGGAGATATTTGTATTCAGGCTTGTGCAGATGATGCTCAAGTGGCATTTCACGCTGTGAGAAATCTTGTTCGTAAAGGACGTGCCTTAATTACTCTAAAATGGACTCAAGCTGGATTTCTTCCCATTGGAAACGGAAAGGAAACGCCAAGAAATCTTTTTGGATTTAAAGATGGAACAGAAAATCCTAAAAATAATAACGACTTTAAGAATGTTGTATGGTATGACAAGAACAACTGGCTCAAAGATGGAACTTATATGATAGTAAGACGTATTCAGATGCATCTTGAAACTTGGGATAGGACTAATTTACAAGAACAAGAGAATACATTTGGAAGATATAAGGAAAGTGGCGCTCCATTTGGGGAAACAGATGAATTTGCAACAATTGACATAAATAAAAAAGGTTCAGACGGAAAACCAATTCTTCCTATTGATTCACATGTTTATCTTGCCAAAAAAGCTGAAGCAAAAATAGCACGCCGTGCCTTTTCATATTCTAACGGAATAGACGAAGTGAGCGGACAGTTTGATGCGGGACTGCTATTTATATGTTTCCAAAAACATCCTGATCAATTCATAAAAATTCAAAATAGCTTAGGAAACGATGATAAACTGAATGAGTACATTACTCACGTTGGAACAGGTATTTTTGCCTGCTTTGGCGGAATAAAGGAAGGAGAATATATTGGACAGAAATTATTTGAATAA